The proteins below come from a single Benincasa hispida cultivar B227 chromosome 4, ASM972705v1, whole genome shotgun sequence genomic window:
- the LOC120076787 gene encoding probable F-actin-capping protein subunit beta isoform X3, producing MDAAMGLMRRMPPKHSETALSALLTLLPHHSSDLLSQVDQPLQVLCDVDNGKEFILCEYNRDADSYRSPWSNKYHPPLEDGAMPSTELRKLEIEANEVFTIYRDQYYEGGISSVYMWEDDEESFVGCFLIKKDGSKTGHGRRGFLQEGAWDAIHVIEVRLEDEGTASYCLTSTVMLSLTTDNNAAGTFSLSGSIRRQMKMKLSVAEGHLCNMGRMIEEMESKLRNSLDQVYFGKTKEMVCTLRPPSEVVHMKLPDK from the exons ATGGATGCGGCCATGGGATTGATGAGGAGAATGCCTCCAAAGCACTCCGAAACTGCTCTTTCGGCTCTCCTTACTCTCTTACCCCACCATTCTTCCGATCTACTTTCCCAGGTTGACCAGCCTCTTCAG GTTCTATGTGATGTGGACAATGGGAAGGAATTCATTTTGTGTGAATACAACAGAGATGCAGATTCATATAG ATCACCGTGGTCAAACAAATACCATCCACCATTGGAAGATGGAGCTATGCCATCCACAGAATTGAGGAAACTTGAGATTGAAGCAAATGAAGTATTCACAATCTATCGTGACCA GTATTATGAAGGTGGCATTTCATCTGTGTATATGTGGGAAGATGACGAGGAAAGTTTTGTCGGCTGTTTTTTGATAAAGAAAG ATGGCTCAAAGACTGGTCATGGTCGAAGGGGATTTCTACAGGAGGGAGCATGGGATGCCATTCATGTTATTGAG GTGAGGCTAGAAGATGAAGGTACAGCCAGCTATTGTCTAACAAGTACAGTCATGCTGTCCTTGACAACAGATAACAATGCAGCAGGGACTTTCAGTTTGTCCGGTTCAATTAGAAGACAG ATGAAGATGAAGCTCTCAGTTGCAGAAGGCCATCTTTGTAACATGGGTCGAATGATCGAAGAAATGGAAAGTAAGCTGAGGAATTCACTCGATCAG GTCTATTTTGGGAAAACAAAAGAGATGGTTTGCACCTTGCGGCCACCCTCAGAAGTGGTGCATATGAAATTACCCGACAAATGA
- the LOC120076787 gene encoding probable F-actin-capping protein subunit beta isoform X2 — MDAAMGLMRRMPPKHSETALSALLTLLPHHSSDLLSQVDQPLQEKSQHLQVLCDVDNGKEFILCEYNRDADSYRSPWSNKYHPPLEDGAMPSTELRKLEIEANEVFTIYRDQYYEGGISSVYMWEDDEESFVGCFLIKKDGSKTGHGRRGFLQEGAWDAIHVIEVRLEDEGTASYCLTSTVMLSLTTDNNAAGTFSLSGSIRRQMKMKLSVAEGHLCNMGRMIEEMESKLRNSLDQVYFGKTKEMVCTLRPPSEVVHMKLPDK; from the exons ATGGATGCGGCCATGGGATTGATGAGGAGAATGCCTCCAAAGCACTCCGAAACTGCTCTTTCGGCTCTCCTTACTCTCTTACCCCACCATTCTTCCGATCTACTTTCCCAGGTTGACCAGCCTCTTCAG GAGAAATCACAACATCTACAGGTTCTATGTGATGTGGACAATGGGAAGGAATTCATTTTGTGTGAATACAACAGAGATGCAGATTCATATAG ATCACCGTGGTCAAACAAATACCATCCACCATTGGAAGATGGAGCTATGCCATCCACAGAATTGAGGAAACTTGAGATTGAAGCAAATGAAGTATTCACAATCTATCGTGACCA GTATTATGAAGGTGGCATTTCATCTGTGTATATGTGGGAAGATGACGAGGAAAGTTTTGTCGGCTGTTTTTTGATAAAGAAAG ATGGCTCAAAGACTGGTCATGGTCGAAGGGGATTTCTACAGGAGGGAGCATGGGATGCCATTCATGTTATTGAG GTGAGGCTAGAAGATGAAGGTACAGCCAGCTATTGTCTAACAAGTACAGTCATGCTGTCCTTGACAACAGATAACAATGCAGCAGGGACTTTCAGTTTGTCCGGTTCAATTAGAAGACAG ATGAAGATGAAGCTCTCAGTTGCAGAAGGCCATCTTTGTAACATGGGTCGAATGATCGAAGAAATGGAAAGTAAGCTGAGGAATTCACTCGATCAG GTCTATTTTGGGAAAACAAAAGAGATGGTTTGCACCTTGCGGCCACCCTCAGAAGTGGTGCATATGAAATTACCCGACAAATGA
- the LOC120076787 gene encoding probable F-actin-capping protein subunit beta isoform X1 translates to MDAAMGLMRRMPPKHSETALSALLTLLPHHSSDLLSQVDQPLQFSSFLKEKSQHLQVLCDVDNGKEFILCEYNRDADSYRSPWSNKYHPPLEDGAMPSTELRKLEIEANEVFTIYRDQYYEGGISSVYMWEDDEESFVGCFLIKKDGSKTGHGRRGFLQEGAWDAIHVIEVRLEDEGTASYCLTSTVMLSLTTDNNAAGTFSLSGSIRRQMKMKLSVAEGHLCNMGRMIEEMESKLRNSLDQVYFGKTKEMVCTLRPPSEVVHMKLPDK, encoded by the exons ATGGATGCGGCCATGGGATTGATGAGGAGAATGCCTCCAAAGCACTCCGAAACTGCTCTTTCGGCTCTCCTTACTCTCTTACCCCACCATTCTTCCGATCTACTTTCCCAGGTTGACCAGCCTCTTCAG TTCTCAAGTTTTCTGAAGGAGAAATCACAACATCTACAGGTTCTATGTGATGTGGACAATGGGAAGGAATTCATTTTGTGTGAATACAACAGAGATGCAGATTCATATAG ATCACCGTGGTCAAACAAATACCATCCACCATTGGAAGATGGAGCTATGCCATCCACAGAATTGAGGAAACTTGAGATTGAAGCAAATGAAGTATTCACAATCTATCGTGACCA GTATTATGAAGGTGGCATTTCATCTGTGTATATGTGGGAAGATGACGAGGAAAGTTTTGTCGGCTGTTTTTTGATAAAGAAAG ATGGCTCAAAGACTGGTCATGGTCGAAGGGGATTTCTACAGGAGGGAGCATGGGATGCCATTCATGTTATTGAG GTGAGGCTAGAAGATGAAGGTACAGCCAGCTATTGTCTAACAAGTACAGTCATGCTGTCCTTGACAACAGATAACAATGCAGCAGGGACTTTCAGTTTGTCCGGTTCAATTAGAAGACAG ATGAAGATGAAGCTCTCAGTTGCAGAAGGCCATCTTTGTAACATGGGTCGAATGATCGAAGAAATGGAAAGTAAGCTGAGGAATTCACTCGATCAG GTCTATTTTGGGAAAACAAAAGAGATGGTTTGCACCTTGCGGCCACCCTCAGAAGTGGTGCATATGAAATTACCCGACAAATGA
- the LOC120076788 gene encoding co-chaperone protein p23-1-like encodes MSRHPTLRWAQTSERLFITIDLPDAQDVKLKLEPQGKFSFSAVSGAEKIPYEVDIDLYDKVDINESKASVGMRNIRYLIEKAEKKWWSRLLKQEGKPPVFVKIDWDKWIDEDEEKGNNSANEMDFSNLDFSKLGIDAGEGLGADGFGEGDEDNNVDVEGDNKEGGKVDRTPLAEAINEPGSTSSKPDAKA; translated from the exons ATGAG CCGACACCCTACTTTAAGATGGGCACAGACATCAGAAAGGCTATTCATAACAATTGACTTGCCTGATGCTCAGGATGTGAAGCTTAAGTTGGAGCCTCAAgggaaattttccttttctgcAGTTAGTGGAGCAGAGAAGATCCCATATGAAGTTGACATTGATCTTTATGATAAAGTTGACATAAAT GAGAGCAAGGCTAGTGTTGGCATGAGAAACATCCGGTATTTGATAGAAAAGGCTGAAAAGAAATGGTGGAGCAGATTGTTGAAGCAAGAAGGGAAACCTCCTGTGTTTGTGAAAATTGATTGGGACAAATGGATCGATGAAGATGAGGAAAAAGGAAATAACT CTGCAAATGAGATGGACTTCAGCAACTTGGACTTTTCG AAACTCGGTATTGATGCTGGTGAAGGCTTGGGTGCTGATGGATTTGGAGAGGGTGATG AAGATAACAACGTTGACGTCGAGGGTGACAATAAAGAAGGGGGAAAAGTCGATCGCACACCTCTTGCAGAGGCTATTAATGAGCCTGGTTCTACAAGCAGCAAACCTGATGCTAAAGCTTAA